The following are encoded in a window of Butyrivibrio sp. AE3004 genomic DNA:
- a CDS encoding glycoside hydrolase family 2 protein — protein MRTTTLWNDKWIFVKEGKKQEISLPHTWNAVDGQTGPEQYYRGTCIYEKTFGRPVFNYGERVYIEFRGVNSSCKVFWGEKEIAAHDGGYSTFRVDITDFLQDENLIQVHVSNEPNGDVYPQRADFTFYGGIYRDVYMVIVDEKHFDLDYYGTNGLYVTPRIIGDDAEIEIKAYVNGGDSVLISVDGVSEQKFPVMEIDGRKMVHGKFMIADVHLWNGMADPYLYNITATLFDDEKECDRIYDRFGVREFSVDAKKGFFLNGKSYPLHGVSRHQDREGVGNALTRKMHEEDIDLILSMGANSIRLAHYQHDRYFYDLCDEKGIVVWAEIPYITVHMDAGRENTISQMKELIVQNYNHASIMCWALSNEITLQGITEDLMENHRILNDMVHEMDPARYSAMANLFLLETDSPLVTLPDIRGYNLYYGWYVGEMEDNDRWFDEFHKNHPDVAIGLTEYGADAVIDLQSPKPEKGDYTESYQALYHEHMLEMFAARPYIWGTYLWNMFEFAAAGRNEAGDPGKNHKGVITFDRKQKKDAYYIYKAWWSDEPFVHLCGRRYHDRIEEETEIKVYSNQKSITLYVDGEKYATKNGEHVFKFKVTISGTHSIKAVSGIFSDEMEIKKVSEPNPLYFAPDKKVKNWFDVPAGIEEKEGYLSINSTMAEIQAVTEGKAIIDHIMASMKKETAGGMGEGVRISEAMQQMIARQPLVKLLQQGGMDTDSEEVQAISAALLKIRKI, from the coding sequence ATGAGGACAACAACTCTTTGGAATGATAAATGGATATTTGTTAAAGAAGGAAAGAAACAGGAAATCTCCCTTCCCCATACCTGGAATGCGGTTGATGGGCAGACCGGACCCGAACAGTACTACAGAGGTACATGCATTTATGAGAAAACATTTGGCAGGCCTGTATTTAATTATGGTGAGCGTGTCTACATAGAGTTCAGGGGAGTTAATTCTTCCTGTAAAGTTTTTTGGGGCGAAAAAGAAATAGCAGCTCATGATGGAGGGTATTCGACTTTCAGAGTAGATATTACCGATTTTTTACAAGATGAGAACCTTATTCAAGTTCATGTTTCAAATGAACCTAATGGAGATGTTTATCCGCAGAGAGCTGATTTCACATTCTACGGCGGTATATACAGAGATGTGTACATGGTAATAGTAGATGAAAAGCATTTTGATCTGGATTATTACGGTACAAATGGGCTGTATGTAACGCCAAGGATTATTGGAGATGATGCTGAAATAGAAATAAAAGCTTATGTGAATGGTGGTGACAGTGTTCTCATATCTGTTGATGGTGTTTCTGAACAGAAATTCCCTGTGATGGAAATTGATGGCAGAAAAATGGTACACGGAAAATTCATGATAGCTGACGTTCACCTCTGGAACGGGATGGCAGACCCCTATTTATACAACATAACTGCTACACTTTTTGATGACGAAAAAGAGTGCGACAGGATATATGACAGGTTCGGAGTAAGGGAGTTCTCAGTGGATGCTAAGAAGGGATTTTTTCTAAATGGCAAGAGCTATCCTCTCCATGGCGTATCAAGGCATCAGGACAGAGAGGGTGTTGGAAATGCACTTACCCGTAAGATGCATGAGGAAGATATTGACCTTATCCTTTCAATGGGGGCCAACTCCATTCGTCTTGCACATTATCAGCATGACCGGTATTTCTATGATCTGTGTGATGAAAAGGGCATTGTTGTATGGGCAGAGATTCCATATATTACGGTCCATATGGATGCAGGGAGAGAAAATACAATTTCGCAGATGAAGGAGCTTATAGTACAGAATTATAACCATGCATCCATCATGTGCTGGGCACTTTCCAATGAAATCACCCTTCAGGGAATAACAGAGGATTTAATGGAAAATCACAGGATTCTAAACGATATGGTACATGAGATGGATCCTGCAAGGTACTCTGCAATGGCAAATCTGTTTTTGCTTGAGACGGATTCTCCTCTGGTGACGTTGCCTGATATCAGGGGTTACAACCTTTATTACGGCTGGTATGTAGGAGAAATGGAGGATAATGACAGGTGGTTTGATGAGTTCCATAAGAATCATCCTGATGTGGCTATTGGACTGACAGAGTATGGTGCGGATGCTGTTATAGATCTTCAGTCTCCAAAGCCTGAAAAAGGTGATTACACCGAAAGTTATCAGGCGCTCTATCATGAGCATATGCTTGAGATGTTTGCTGCTAGACCATATATATGGGGAACATATCTGTGGAATATGTTTGAGTTTGCAGCCGCAGGCAGAAACGAAGCAGGAGATCCCGGTAAGAACCATAAGGGTGTGATTACCTTTGACAGAAAGCAAAAAAAGGATGCGTATTACATATATAAGGCCTGGTGGTCAGATGAGCCATTTGTTCACCTGTGCGGAAGAAGATACCATGACAGAATTGAAGAAGAAACAGAGATTAAAGTATATTCCAACCAAAAGTCAATAACACTATATGTTGATGGTGAAAAGTATGCTACTAAAAACGGAGAACATGTATTTAAGTTTAAAGTTACAATAAGCGGAACACATAGTATTAAAGCTGTATCAGGAATATTCTCTGACGAGATGGAGATAAAAAAGGTTTCTGAGCCTAATCCTTTATATTTTGCTCCGGATAAAAAGGTCAAAAACTGGTTTGACGTTCCGGCAGGGATAGAAGAAAAAGAAGGTTATCTTTCCATCAACAGCACAATGGCAGAAATACAGGCTGTCACTGAGGGTAAGGCGATAATTGATCATATAATGGCTTCCATGAAAAAAGAAACGGCCGGAGGAATGGGCGAAGGTGTTAGGATTTCAGAGGCAATGCAACAGATGATAGCAAGGCAGCCACTTGTTAAGCTCCTTCAACAGGGCGGTATGGATACAGATTCAGAAGAAGTGCAGGCAATATCAGCGGCACTTCTGAAAATAAGGAAGATATGA